GGCGGAGGAGTCCGTCACCAGCGCGAAGGCGGCGCGGGCCGGCTGCTCCACCAGCGGGCAGCCGCAGTGAAAGCGCAGGTGCTCGCGAACACCCCGGCCCGCGCATGCGGCCGGGTCGAGCCACAGCGGCGTGTCGTAGTCGAGCAGCGCCAGGCACACGGCCATGCTGGCCGGGTTCAGCGGCACCGGCGTGGGTACGCTCTCCAGTGCCTGTACCGTCCCCGGGCGCGAGATGGCGGCCAGGACGCTGCGGAAGATGCGCTGGGCGTCCAGGACCGGATCCTGCAGACCCGGGAGTATCGCGGCGGTATCGAGCCGTTCGTTCATGGTTGGCATCCTCGGTCGTCGCCCTCAGTCATCACCGCGCACCAGGGTGAAGAACTCCACCCGGGTCGCCCCGGCGCGGGCAGCGCGGCGCCGGCGCTGCTCGTTCAGCTCCCTGGCCACCGGGGTCACCAGCACCGACTCCAGCCGGTTGCGCCTCCCGGGCTGCTGCAGCAGGGCGTCGAACAGCGCCGCCAGCTCGGCATGACGGGGGTTGCGATCGCTCGTGTAGCCGTAGCCGACAGTGCCGTCGTCGAGGCGGACCACGCAGCGGCTGAGCGTGATCTCGCCCAGGTTGAAGGGACCGCCGCTGCCGCACACCCGGCCCCGGACCATGGCCAGCCCCGCCTCCGGCCGGCGCAGATAGTCATAGGCGGGCTTGTCCCCCAGGCCGTTCCACATCCGCTCCAGCAGCGGCAGCGGCGCCCGGGCGAACAGCCCCATCCAGCGCCGGCGGCGCTGCTGGTCGATGGAGCGGGGTTCATCCTGTGCTGCATGCATCTCCGTCATCCTTCAGTTCCAGGCTCCCTTGCGTGTCGATTTCAGATGAACCGCTTCCGCACCCACTGCGACAGCAGGTCCAGCAGGCTCACGGTGACGACGATGATGATCATCACCGCGGCGGTCTCGGCGAAGTAGAAGCCGCGGATGTACTCCCACAGCACCACCCCGATGCCGCCGGCGCCCACCATGCCCACCACCGTGGCCGAACGGACGTTGGACTCGAACCGGTAGAGGGTGTAGGAGATCCACAGCGGCAGGACCTGGGGAATGACGCCGTAGAGAATGTCCTGCAGGGCGCTGGCGCCCGTGGCGCGCACTCCTTCCACCGGGCCGGGCTCGATGGCCTCCACCGCCTCGGAGAAGAGCTTGGCCAGGATGCCGGTGGTATGGACGAACAGGGCCATCACCCCGGCGAAGGGGCCGAGGCCCACCGCCACCACGAACAGCATGGCGAAAACCATTTCGTTGATGGCCCGGAAGGCGTCCATCAGCCGCCGCACGGGCTGGTAGACCCACCAGGGCACCAGGTTCTCCGAGGAGAGGATCCCGAACGGGATGGCGCACAGGACTGCCAGCACCGTGCCCCAGACGGCGATCTGGATGGTGACCAGCATCTCCTCGAGATAGAGCGGCCAGTCGTGGAAGTCGGGCGGGAAGAAGTCCCGCGTGAACTCCCACATGTTCCCGCTGTCCCGCACCAGGGCCCCGGGATCCATTTCCGCCCCCCGCCAGGACCAGCCCAGCAGGGCCAGGAACGCGCCCCAGCCCAGCAGCGTGATCAGGTTCCAGCGCGGTTCCCCGGCCAACGGCATGGCGCCCGGAGTCGAAGCGGTTTCCTGCATCGTCGGTCACTCCACCTCGGAATGGGGCGCGGCGCCCCGCGTCGACCGCGCGGGGCGCCGCGCAATCCGTCACTGCCCGGACTCGAGCGCCGCCAGCCGCTGCTGCAGACGGGCCAGCTCGGCGTCGATGCTCTTCAGCTTCTCCGCCTTGTCGGACTCGGAGAGACGCTCGTCGTTCTCCACCTTGACCCGGTCCTTGAACAGCGCCAGCTGGCGGATGGGCAGCAGCTGATCGTCGCTGGAGGCCCGGAACGGCGCCCACTGCAGATCGGCCAGCACCTTCAGCTCCCGCGCCTTGTCCCCGCCCTCGACGCCGTAGTGCATGAAGAAGTCGCGGATCCTGCGCTTGTCGCCGTCGGAGAGGTTCTTGCGCCAGGCGATGGGGTCGGAGGGAATCAGGGGCGACTTCCAGATGACCTTCACGTTCTTGTACTTCTCGGGGAAGTTGAGCTCCATGCGCGCCAGGTTCTCGGTATTGTTGGTGGCCACGTCCACCTGCCCGTTGGCCACCGCCAGGGCGTTGGTTTCGTGGTTGGCGTTGACCACGCGCCTGAAGGCCTTCTTGGCCTCGACGCCATTGACGGCGAAGACGTAGTAGCCGGGCACCAGGTAGCCGGAGGTGGAGTTGGGGTCGCCGTTGCCGAAGCTCAGATCGGCGGCGTTGTTCAGCACATCGTCCACCGAGTTCAGCCTGTCGTTGTCCTTCTGGGTGATGAGCACGGACCAGTAGCCCGGGTTGCCGTTCACGTCCACGGTCTGGGCGAAGATCTCCGCCCCGGCGCGATCGACGGCCTCCATGGCCGACTTGTTGCCGTACCAGGCCACGTCCACCTTGTCGAAGCGCATTCCCTCGATGATGCCGGCGTAGTCCGGGGCGAAGTAGGCCTTGACCGGCATGCCGAGCTTCTTCTCCATGTCGGCGAGGAAGGGATCCCAAACCGACCGGAGGTTCTGGGTGGATTCGGTGGAGATGATGCCGAAGCGCAGTGTCTGCAGCTCCTCGGCCAGGGTGGCGCCGCTGGCGATGAGGCCGGCGGTCAGGGTGGCGGCCATCAGGAAGGTTCTGCGTTTCATGGTCTCTTTTCTCCCTCGGTTGAATATGAGTTCGTGGTGTTGTGTATCGGCGGGACGGCAGCGCTCCGCCGCTCCCGCACGGCCCTGTTCACGACGCGGGGGGCCGGACCGGGCGGCGACGCCGGATCCTCCTGCAGGTCACGGAATGGCTGCGGCAGGTCGGGCTTACGCCGTCGCGGCGCACGCGGCCCGCTCGCGTTCGCCGCCCGCGCCCGGCCCTCCCACGGGGCTGTCCCGGAGGCTGTCCAGACCCAGTTCCATGGCATCGCGGGCGCCGTAGAGCTCGCGCAGGTAACCGGCGCTGAGCTCCCGGGTCGGTCCGTCGAAGTGGATGCGCCCGTCCTTGAGCGCCACCGTGCGCGGGCAGTAGCGCACCGCGAAGTCCACCTGGTGCAGGGAGACGATGACCGTCCGCCGATCCTCGCGATTGAGGGTGGAGAGCGATTCCATCACCCGGCGCGAGGACTCGGGGTCCAGGGAGGCGATGGGCTCGTCGGCGAGAATCAACTCCGCCTGCTGGGCCATGGCGCGGGCGATGGCGACCCGCTGCTGCTGGCCGCCGGAGAGGGTCGAGGCACGCTGCAGGGCCCGGTCGGCGAGACCGACCCGCCGCAGTGCCGCCAGGGCGAGCTCCCGCTCCTTGCGGGTGAACCGGCCGGTGGATCCGCGCCATTCGGGAATCCGCCCGAGCAGGCCCACCAGCACGTTCTGCAGCACCGTCAGCCGTCCCACCAGGTTGAAC
The nucleotide sequence above comes from Thioalbus denitrificans. Encoded proteins:
- the phnG gene encoding phosphonate C-P lyase system protein PhnG yields the protein MHAAQDEPRSIDQQRRRRWMGLFARAPLPLLERMWNGLGDKPAYDYLRRPEAGLAMVRGRVCGSGGPFNLGEITLSRCVVRLDDGTVGYGYTSDRNPRHAELAALFDALLQQPGRRNRLESVLVTPVARELNEQRRRRAARAGATRVEFFTLVRGDD
- the phnC gene encoding phosphonate ABC transporter ATP-binding protein; the protein is MSSTVDIYDLNRTFGAGKALDGVHLRVNRGEMVALIGASGSGKSTLLRHIAGLTVGDRGVDSGRIEVQGRLIQSGGRLARDVRLSRTRIGFIFQQFNLVGRLTVLQNVLVGLLGRIPEWRGSTGRFTRKERELALAALRRVGLADRALQRASTLSGGQQQRVAIARAMAQQAELILADEPIASLDPESSRRVMESLSTLNREDRRTVIVSLHQVDFAVRYCPRTVALKDGRIHFDGPTRELSAGYLRELYGARDAMELGLDSLRDSPVGGPGAGGERERAACAATA
- the phnE gene encoding phosphonate ABC transporter, permease protein PhnE, with amino-acid sequence MQETASTPGAMPLAGEPRWNLITLLGWGAFLALLGWSWRGAEMDPGALVRDSGNMWEFTRDFFPPDFHDWPLYLEEMLVTIQIAVWGTVLAVLCAIPFGILSSENLVPWWVYQPVRRLMDAFRAINEMVFAMLFVVAVGLGPFAGVMALFVHTTGILAKLFSEAVEAIEPGPVEGVRATGASALQDILYGVIPQVLPLWISYTLYRFESNVRSATVVGMVGAGGIGVVLWEYIRGFYFAETAAVMIIIVVTVSLLDLLSQWVRKRFI
- the phnD gene encoding phosphonate ABC transporter substrate-binding protein, whose amino-acid sequence is MKRRTFLMAATLTAGLIASGATLAEELQTLRFGIISTESTQNLRSVWDPFLADMEKKLGMPVKAYFAPDYAGIIEGMRFDKVDVAWYGNKSAMEAVDRAGAEIFAQTVDVNGNPGYWSVLITQKDNDRLNSVDDVLNNAADLSFGNGDPNSTSGYLVPGYYVFAVNGVEAKKAFRRVVNANHETNALAVANGQVDVATNNTENLARMELNFPEKYKNVKVIWKSPLIPSDPIAWRKNLSDGDKRRIRDFFMHYGVEGGDKARELKVLADLQWAPFRASSDDQLLPIRQLALFKDRVKVENDERLSESDKAEKLKSIDAELARLQQRLAALESGQ
- the phnH gene encoding phosphonate C-P lyase system protein PhnH, which translates into the protein MNERLDTAAILPGLQDPVLDAQRIFRSVLAAISRPGTVQALESVPTPVPLNPASMAVCLALLDYDTPLWLDPAACAGRGVREHLRFHCGCPLVEQPARAAFALVTDSSALPELEAFARGSDEYPERSTTLIVQVSGLESGGGWRLRGPGIPATAHLGVQGLAESFPAQWRTNHALHPRGVDLLLTCGNRIAALPRSVELEA